GTCAAAGTCCCCCAGCTTTCCGAATCGGTGTCGGAAGCGACCATGCTGCAATGGAAGAAGAAGCCCGGTGAAGCCGTCGCGCAGGACGAAATCCTGATCGAACTCGAAACCGACAAGGTCGTGCTCGAAGTGCCGGCGCCGGCCGCCGGCGTGCTTTCCCAAGTGCTGCAGAACGACGGCGACACCGTCGTGGCCGATCAGGTGATCGCCACCATCGATACCGAAGCGAAGGCAGGTGCCGTCGCCGCGGCCGCCGGCGAAGCCGAAGTGCAACCGGCTCCGGCGCCCGTCGCCGCGGCGCCGGCACCGGCCGCGCAGCCGGCTGCCGCAGCGGGTTCGAGCAACGCCGCTTCGCCGGCCGCCTCGAAGCTGCTGGCCGAGAAGGGCGTGGACGCGAGCCAGGTCGCCGGCACGGGCCGCGACGGCCGCATCACCAAGGGTGACGCGCTGGCCGCGAACGCCGCGCCGGCCAAGGCCGCTGCCGCCCCGGCCGCCGCCGCGCCGAAGAAGGCCGCGCTGCCGGACGTGAAGGTGCCGGCCTCGGCCTCCAACTGGCTGAACGACCGTCCGGAGCAGCGCGTGCCGATGTCGCGCCTGCGCGCGCGGATCGCCGAGCGTCTGCTCGAATCGCAGCAGACCAACGCGATCCTGACGACGTTCAATGAAGTGAACATGCAGCCGGTCATGGACCTGCGCACGAAGTACAAGGACAAGTTCGAGAAGGAACACGGCGTGAAGCTCGGCTTCATGTCGTTCTTCGTCAAGGCGGCGGTCCACGCGCTGAAGAAGTTCCCGCTCGTGAACGCGTCGATCGACGGCAACGACATCGTCTACCACGGCTACTTCGACATCGGTATCGCGGTCGGTTCGCCGCGCGGCCTGGTGGTGCCGATTCTGCGCAACGCCGACCAGCTGAGCCTGGCCGACATCGAGAAAAAGATCGCCGAGTTCGGTCAGAAGGCCAAGGACGGCAAGCTGTCGATCGAGGAAATGACGGGCGGTACGTTCTCGATCTCGAACGGCGGCGTGTTCGGCTCGATGCTGTCGACCCCGATCATCAACCCGCCGCAGTCGGCGATCCTCGGCGTCCACGCGACCAAGGAGCGCCCGGTGGTCGAGAACGGCCAGATCGTGATCCGTCCGATCAACTACCTCGCGCTGTCGTATGACCACCGGATCATCGACGGCCGCGAAGCGGTGCTGTCGCTGGTCGCGATGAAGGATGCGCTGGAAGATCCGGCACGCCTGCTGCTCGACCTGTAAGCCTGCGTTGCTCCCGTATTGAATCGCTCCGGGCGCGCGGCACACGCGTTGCGTGTGGCCGCGCGCCGGGCAACAGAGAAGGATAGTCATGTCCAAGGAATTTGACGTCGTCGTGATCGGCGCCGGCCCCGGCGGCTA
The genomic region above belongs to Burkholderia plantarii and contains:
- the odhB gene encoding 2-oxoglutarate dehydrogenase complex dihydrolipoyllysine-residue succinyltransferase → MAIVEVKVPQLSESVSEATMLQWKKKPGEAVAQDEILIELETDKVVLEVPAPAAGVLSQVLQNDGDTVVADQVIATIDTEAKAGAVAAAAGEAEVQPAPAPVAAAPAPAAQPAAAAGSSNAASPAASKLLAEKGVDASQVAGTGRDGRITKGDALAANAAPAKAAAAPAAAAPKKAALPDVKVPASASNWLNDRPEQRVPMSRLRARIAERLLESQQTNAILTTFNEVNMQPVMDLRTKYKDKFEKEHGVKLGFMSFFVKAAVHALKKFPLVNASIDGNDIVYHGYFDIGIAVGSPRGLVVPILRNADQLSLADIEKKIAEFGQKAKDGKLSIEEMTGGTFSISNGGVFGSMLSTPIINPPQSAILGVHATKERPVVENGQIVIRPINYLALSYDHRIIDGREAVLSLVAMKDALEDPARLLLDL